A window from Brachionichthys hirsutus isolate HB-005 chromosome 4, CSIRO-AGI_Bhir_v1, whole genome shotgun sequence encodes these proteins:
- the qsox2 gene encoding sulfhydryl oxidase 2: MYFLSIQYFQAHSPETDRGTTYRGADREIQSVRQLMINILQNHTKLDWPNDCPPLEPSSSAELLPLIGRRSDRYTAIVVEEPDSYVGREVILDLLPYSGVAVKRALSSDLPLLDALKITAFPSVYLLHPDATHTHLRAEKKLRFFFSSLLRTLPGVQRRLAPDSSSAGQTGALQDKRSSEPWRDFDRSKVYAADLESALHYLLRVELASHNSLEGEELKFFKDLITLISKLYPGGGSVVKLMETLSDWLLSLPLQRIPYQAVLDLVDNKMRISGVFLGAELRWVGCQASRAGLRGYPCSLWTLFHILTVQHDATPSALENTALEGEVAPVLHVMRRYIRTFFGCVECGRHFEDAAAGSMEGVQTREDQILWLWNQHNRVNARLAGTLSDDPLFPKAQWPSPSLCSSCHEEKNGVHVWNQEDVLLFLRRHYGSSNLSPEYSLTAARLAAPPPPQPGPGPVHTRGPQEEHRGGGGGGGGGGRKEPEGAAKKEPGPEHQAPKKEEGVEGGGLWVLGLGFNGVDMSLCLVLYVCSFLCLMLLFFFFKFRSRRWKLRHSRLHV, from the exons ATGTACTTCCTTTCTattcagtattttcaggctcacAGTCCAGAGACGGACAGAGGGACGACCTACAGAG GTGCAGACAGAGAGATCCAATCAGTGAGACAGTTGATGATCAACATCCTGCAGAACCACACCAAGCTGGACTGGCCTAACGACTGTCCCCCCCTGGAACCATCCAG CTCAGCGGAGCTCCTCCCTCTGATTGGCCGGAGGTCGGATCGCTACACGGCCATCGTCGTCGAGGAGCCGGACTCCTACGTTGGACGAGAG GTGATTCTGGACCTGCTGCCGTACTCGGGCGTGGCGGTGAAGAGGGCGCTGAGCTCTGATCTCCCCCTGCTGGACGCCCTGAAGATAACAGCCTTCCCCTCCGTCTACCTGCTGCATCCCGacgcgacacacacacacctgcgcgC tgAGAAGAAGCtgcgtttcttcttctcctccttgctGAGGACGCTGCCAGGAGTCCAGCGCAGGCTGGCGCCGGACAGTTCGAGCGCGGGACAGACGGGGGCGCTGCAGGACAAACGGAGCTCGGAGCCCTGGAGGGACTTCGACAG GTCAAAGGTGTACGCAGCTGACCTGGAGTCAGCGCTCCACTACCTGCTGAGAGTGGAGCTGGCGTCCCATAATTccctggagggggaggagctgaagTTCTTCAAGGACTTGATCACTCTGATCTCAAAG CTCTATCCAGGTGGAGGCTCTGTGGTGAAGCTCATGGAGacgctctctgattggctgctcagTCTTCCGCTGCAGCGAATCCCCTACCAGGCTGTCCTGGATCTGGTGGACAACAAGATGAGG ATATCAGGTGTGTTCCTCGGGGCGGAGCTTCGCTGGGTTGGTTGCCAGGCCAGCAGGGCGGGGCTTCGAGGCTATCCATGTTCCCTCTGGACACTCTTCCACATCCTGACTGTCCAACATGATGCCACGCCCTCCGCACTGGAaaacacag CTCTGGAGGGCGAGGTGGCGCCGGTGCTGCACGTCATGCGGCGCTACATCAGAACGTTCTTCGGCTGCGTGGAGTGCGGCCGACACTTTGAAGACGCAGCGGCCGGCAGCATGGAAGGAGTCCAGACCCGAGAGGACCAGATCCTGTGGCTGTGGAACCAGCACAACCGGGTCAACGCCAGACTGGCtg gcacGCTGAGCGACGACCCCCTCTTCCCTAAAGCTCAGTGGCCGagcccctccctctgctcctcctgccacGAGGAGAAGAACGGCGTTCACGTCTGGAATCAGGAGgacgtcctcctcttcctcagacgcCATTATGGATCCTCCAACCTGTCACCCGAATATTCCCTGACGGCTGCGCGGCTCgccgcccctcctcctcctcaacctGGTCCCGGTCCAGTGCACACCAGAGGGCCTCAGGAGGagcaccgaggaggaggaggaggaggaggaggaggagggaggaaggagccaGAGGGAGCGGCCAAGAAGGAGCCCGGACCCGAACACCAGGCTCcaaagaaggaggagggggtggagggaGGCGGGCTTTGGGTTCTGGGTCTGGGTTTCAACGGCGTGGACATGAGTCTGTGCTTGGTTCTGTacgtctgctccttcctctgcctcatgctcctcttcttcttcttcaaattcCGCTCCAGGAGGTGGAAATTGCGCCACTCCCGCCTCCACGTGTAA